From Anopheles coluzzii chromosome 3, AcolN3, whole genome shotgun sequence, the proteins below share one genomic window:
- the LOC120957612 gene encoding uncharacterized protein LOC120957612 → MNQSSPLEQIRIQKRYELKWGQKTHRKKELDRNRAGLGELEHSIGVIEHITEQEIKGLAGRIKRRKRCDPLDLVRLSYGFQQSRENIAHFIRTTGAINVIVKELTGHDYNLQLLAAECLCNLSLGDDVCCEKIANFAGTYLIALAENPNCRPLQETCFWTLQNIVGSSPKGSKLLFSQGLVVVLVRLLSSVTEQEAADDIILTLELALNYEQEIEPATLTQIVQCFVGRQLHPSSLRLLYKCYGLSSSELVCHDSSSSIIRQCLDFLFSVHDLHLPTHAASILLSIRILAYQASAGTRQVEEILRYQLQKSVLKLSLLFNDCAKEEMLPVCKEFLWLLGQLHSNGGACTTTAELLQAYLAYDNFVEAICVPKALL, encoded by the exons ATGAACCAGTCCTCCCCGCTCGAACAAATTCGCATCCAGAAACGGTACGAGCTAAAATGGGGCCAAAAGACGCACCGCAAAAAGGAGCTCGACCGCAACCGGGCCGGTCTGGGCGAGCTGGAACACTCGATCGGTGTGATCGAGCACATTACGGAGcaggaaatcaagggactggcGGGTCGTATCAAGCGCCGAAAGCGCTGCGATCCGTTGGACCTGGTGCGGCTTAGCTACGGGTTCCAGCAGAGCCGGGAAAACATTGCCCACTTTATCCGCACCACCGGTGCGATCAACGTGATAGTGAAGGAGCTGACCGGGCACGACTACAACCTGCAACTGCTGGCGGCCGAGTGTCTGTGCAATCTGTCGCTCGGGGACGATGTGTGCTGCGAAAAGATAGCCAACTTTGCCGGCACCTACCTGATAGCGCTGGCGGAAAATCCCAACTGTCGGCCATTGCAGGAGACGTGCTTTTGGACGCTGCAAAACATCGTCGGCTCGAGCCCGAAAGGAAGCAAGCTGCTGTTCTCGCaggggctggtggtggtgctggtccGATTGCTGTCGTCGGTGACCGAGCAGGAAGCGGCGGATGATATTATTTTAACGTTAGAATTAGCACTCAACTACGAGCAGGA AATTGAACCtgcaacactcacacaaatcGTGCAATGCTTCGTCGGAAGGCAGCTGCATCCAAGCAGTCTCCGATTGCTGTACAAATGTTACGGTCTATCCAGCTCGGAGCTGGTCTGTCATgactcgtcgtcgtcgattATTCGGCAATGTCTGGACTTTCTCTTCAGCGTACACGACCTTCATCTTCCAACACACGCGGCCTCTATTCTACTCTCGATACGTATACTTGCTTACCAGGCTTCCGCCGGCACACGGCAGGTGGAAGAAATCCTTCGCTATCAGCTGCAGAAGAGCGTGCTGAAGCTTTCACTGCTCTTTAACGACTGTGCCAAGGAGGAGATGCTTCCCGTGTGCAAGGAATTCCTGTGGCTGCTGGGACAGCTCCATAGCAACGGAGGTGCCTGTACAACCACGGCGGAACTGTTGCAAGCGTATCTCGCCTATGACAACTTCGTTGAAGCAATTTGCGTACCAAAAGCGTTGCTTTGA
- the LOC120957611 gene encoding elongator complex protein 3, which yields MTKKKPLGVGLSRDERMLIVVGEIIQELLKAHHEGKDVNLNRLKTRISSNYGLESAPRLVDIIAAVPHEAKSILLPKLRAKPIRTASGIAVVAVMCKPHRCPHINMTGNICVYCPGGPDSDFEYSTQSYTGYEPTSMRAIRARYHPFLQTRHRVEQLKQLGHSVDKVEFIVMGGTFMCLPEDYRDFFIRNLHDALSGHTSSSVAEAVKYSEKSHTKCIGITIETRPDYCLKRHLSDLLSYGCTRLEIGVQSVYEDVARDTNRGHTVKATCESFQMSKDAGFKVVSHMMPDLPNVDIERDIEQFIEFFENPDFRADGLKIYPTLVIRGTGLYELWKTGRYKSYPPSTLVDLVAKILALVPPWTRVYRVQRDIPMPLVTSGVEHGNLRELALARMKDLGTDCRDVRTREVGIQEIHNKVRPDQVELIRRDYVANGGWETFLSYEDPKQDILVGLLRLRKCSPDTFRPELVDSCSIVRELHVYGSVVPVNARDPTKFQHQGFGMLLMEEAERIAREEHGSKKLAVISGVGTRNYYRKIGYELDGPYMSKML from the exons GAGTTGGGTTGAGCCGAGATGAGCGAATGCTGATCGTGGTGGGTGAAATCATCCAGGAGCTGCTGAAAGCGCACCACGAAGGCAAGGACGTGAATCTGAACCGGCTGAAAACGCGCATCTCTTCCAACTATGGGTTAGAGTCGGCACCGCGGCTGGTCGACATCATAGCGGCCGTTCCGCACGAGGCCAAATCCATTCTTTTGCCGAAGCTACGCGCGAAACCGATCCGGACGGCGAGTGGT ATTGCAGTGGTTGCCGTTATGTGCAAACCACACCGCTGTCCGCACATCAACATGACGGGCAACATTTGCGTGTATTGTCCCGGCGGTCCGGACAGTGATTTCGAGTACTCGACGCAAAGCTACACCGGGTACGAACCGACCTCGATGCGGGCGATTCGGGCACGCTACCACCCGTTCCTGCAGACCCGGCACCGAGTGGAGCAGCTGAAGCAGCTGGGCCACTCGGTCGACAAGGTGGAGTTTATTGTGATGGGAGGGACGTTCATGTGCCTGCCGGAGGACTATCGCGATTTCTTCATTCGCAACCTGCACGACGCACTGTCCGGCCATACCAGCTCGAGTGTGGCGGAAGCGGTCAAGTATTCGGAAAAATCGCACACCAAGTGCATAGGTATCACGATCGAAACGCGGCCGGATTACTGTCTCAAGCGGCACCTGTCCGATTTGCTGTCGTACGGATGCACCCGGCTCGAGATTGGCGTGCAGTCGGTGTACGAGGATGTGGCGCGGGACACCAACCGCGGCCACACGGTGAAGGCCACGTGCGAAAGTTTCCAGATGTCGAAGGACGCCGGCTTCAAGGTGGTTTCACACATGATGCCCGACCTGCCAAACGTGGACATCGAGCGGGATATTGAGCAGTTTATAGAGTTTTTCGAAAACCCCGACTTCCGCGCGGATGGGCTGAAAATCTATCCCACGCTGGTAATCCGCGGCACGGGCCTTTACGAGCTGTGGAAAACGGGACGGTACAAGAGCTACCCACCGTCGACGCTGGTCGATTTGGTGGCGAAAATATTGGCCCTGGTGCCACCGTGGACCCGGGTGTACCGTGTGCAGCGTGACATCCCGATGCCGCTCGTTACGTCGGGCGTTGAGCATGGGAATTTGCGCGAGCTGGCCCTGGCGCGCATGAAGGATCTCGGCACGGACTGTCGTGACGTGAGGACGCGCGAGGTTGGCATCCAGGAAATTCACAACAAGGTCCGACCGGATCAGGTTGAGCTGATTCGGCGGGACTACGTGGCGAACGGAGGGTGGGAAACGTTCCTATCGTACGAAGACCCGAAGCAGGACATTCTGGTGGGACTGTTGCGGTTGCGCAAATGCTCACCGGACACGTTCCGCCCGGAGCTGGTCGATAGCTGTTCGATTGTTCGGGAGCTGCACGTGTACGGGTCCGTAGTGCCGGTGAATGCACGTGATCCGACGAAATTCCAGCATCAAGGCTTTGGCATGCTGCTGATGGAGGAAGCGGAACGTATCGCCCGGGAAGAGCACGGCAGTAAGAAGCTGGCGGTTATATCGGGCGTTGGAACGAGGAATTACTATCGCAAGATTGGGTACGAGCTCGATGGACCGTACATGTCTAAGATGTTGTAA
- the LOC120957177 gene encoding uncharacterized protein LOC120957177 has product MGKAARRSVASDPSSPTLPYHYQQEQHQQQQGQHHQRQVHQQQDHLYYSSSLSYPSSYTPSSPSSPSSSFTDSGFTGSGYPIPSLAFSSTPAGPQLQAPRTATLQSAPPGYSSSSLAPGGAAEPGSGASELFIHSSTAATPNSNIAPEFSNQTQVDRERERLRMEFYATYDVMTGVRIAATLGGFFGLMVFLVIYKSRTRSTAKALKDPTIAAVAAAVIQEEEERELQEAIEATAFSLLQEELNINYPGLQRDRLLSLGNISAPPMLSRGRRMSSISGGYSSLLNPSRRFSYSSTRGHRNSVSVSSRVLSAYNMGGSFGQDDYVLESDGEEADDEFDQFTTTAEIGYPSNYLSVPNKCNESRRSSAMTCCSTESSFLERRCSAITLGLSSLPPISRSPSRQQSRDDTTDWEPFYPGINIIEATPKSSPCPSERIAHRGHHHHGADSDRPSTSRGRSASQFLTPQPSTSSGGPRVIAPAYDDGSIDCISEYPVGSGLEDGFGYRPTRQRAQPSTSGTRPYSNGRPADDVSLANGGILLQRSVAEPRSVTAHATNNSSNSANVNHSTTAVRRAPLASLSSFKMSSIDCQDTDPKSGGSDSVFGEDSGADTDEDLQQFSTDSDELSLTMPYEEDEESHGGQQRVQRTGGRGSLYRRQSTLAQGDELEEEDGGTLLPCGNDRSVYELEHELDVRQQQQLHHQPTTDTSYLSSLSISNRSGSKGRAGERGVQPAATSGPGVGKRIETKAIIERQQPNDSSGRGGSYTAGGSNLQQQQQQQRQSPLGAIPKGTRTTTTTASGPPPTVMVHLPDDDRPSGSRRSAESDSSTRPSSSGESARQHQQCVEVNVIIKNSSSSSNTTIKSPSVILELPILAIDEDDDPSSSAPALSANDPCIPGPSRKWSKETLF; this is encoded by the exons ATGGGAAAAGCCGCGCGACGGTCAGTTGCGTCAGATCCGTCGTCGCCGACCTTACCCTACCACTACCAGCaagagcagcatcagcagcagcagggacaACACCATCAACGGCAggtgcaccagcagcaagaCCACCTGTACTATTCCTCGTCCCTGTCCTACCCCTCCTCCTACACGCCTTCGTCACCCTCCTCGCCGTCGTCGTCCTTCACGGACTCCGGTTTCACCGGTTCCGGCTACCCGATACCATCGCTTGCCTTCTCCTCGACTCCCGCCGGTCCGCAGCTGCAGGCACCGCGCACAGCGACCCTCCAGTCGGCACCGCCGGGCTACAGCTCGTCCTCGCTTGCACCGGGCGGAGCGGCCGAGCCCGGGTCCGGGGCGAGTGAACTGTTCATCCATTCGTCTACCGCGGCCACACCCAACAGCAACATCGCACCGGAGTTCAG CAACCAAACGCAGGTCGACCGGGAACGGGAGCGGCTCAGGATGGAGTTTTACGCCACGTACGACGTGATGACGGGCGTCCGGATAGCGGCCACGCTCGGCGGTTTCTTCGGCCTAATGGTGTTCCTCGTCATCTACAAGAGCCGCACGCGGTCGACGGCCAAAGCACTCAAG GATCCAACGATAGCGGCCGTCGCGGCCGCCGTCAtacaggaggaggaggagcgcgAGCTACAGGAAGCAATAGAGGCGACGGCATTCTCGTTACTGCAGGAGGAGCTCAACATCAACTACCCGGGGCTGCAGCGGGACCGCTTACTATCGCTCGGGAACATTAGCGCCCCTCCGATGCTGAGCCGCGGCCGCCGAATGTCCTCGATCAGCGGTGGCTACAGCAGCCTGCTCAACCCTTCGCGCCGCTTCTCGTACAGCAGTACGCGGGGGCACCGGAACAGCGTGTCGGTGTCCTCGCGCGTGCTCAGTGCCTACAACATGGGCGGCAGCTTCGGCCAGGACGATTACGTGCTCGAAAGCGACGGCGAGGAGGCGGACGACGAGTTCGATCAGTTCACCACGACGGCCGAGATTGGCTATCCGAGCAATTATCTTTCCGTGCCGAACAAG TGCAACGAATCTCGCCGCAGCAGCGCGATGACATGCTGCAGTACGGAGAGTTCCTTCCTCGAGCGGCGATGCTCCGCCATCACGCTCGGCCTTTCCTCGCTACCACCGATATCGCGGTCACCGTCGCGGCAGCAGAGCCGTGACGACACGACCGACTGGGAACCGTTCTATCCCGGcatcaacatcatcgaagCGACGCCCAAATCGTCGCCCTGCCCAAGCGAGCGGATAGCGCACCggggccaccaccaccatggtGCCGACTCGGACCGGCCCTCTACGAGCCGGGGCAGATCGGCGAGCCAGTTTCTGACGCCCCAGCCCTCCACCTCCTCGGGGGGGCCGCGAGTGATCGCACCCGCGTACGACGACGGCTCGATCGACTGCATCTCGGAGTATCCGGTCGGCAGTGGGCTAGAGGACGGCTTCGGGTACCGTCCGACGCGACAACGAGCACAGCCGAGCACGTCCGGCACCCGCCCGTACAGCAACGGACGACCGGCGGATGACGTCAGCTTAGCTAACGGTGGCATACTGCTGCAGCGATCGGTGGCCGAGCCTCGCAGCGTCACCGCGCACGCGACGAACAACAGTAGTAATAGCGCAAACGTTAACCACAGCACCACAGCGGTGCGGCGTGCCCCCCTAGCATCGCTCAGTTCCTTCAAGATGTCGTCGATCGACTGCCAGGACACGGACCCGAAGAGTGGCGGTTCCGATTCGGTGTTTGGCGAGGACAGTGGGGCCGACACGGACGAGGATCTGCAGCAGTTCAGCACGGACAGTGACGAGCTGAGCCTGACGATGCCGTACGAGGAGGACGAAGAATCGCACGGTGGCCAGCAGCGCGTGCAGCGAACCGGAGGCCGCGGCTCGCTCTACCGGCGACAGTCAACGTTGGCGCAGGGCGACgagctggaggaggaggacggcGGTACGTTGCTACCCTGCGGCAACGACCGTTCGGTGTACGAGCTCGAGCACGAGCTGGAcgttcggcagcagcagcagctgcaccacCAACCAACAACCGATACTAGTTACTTAAGTAGTCTTTCAATTAGCAATCGCTCCGGCAGCAAGGGTAGGGCGGGTGAGCGGGGCGTCCAGCCAGCGGCCACCAGCGGCCCTGGCGTGGGGAAACGCATCGAAACGAAAGCAATCATCGAAAGACAGCAACCAAATGACAGCAGCGGTCGTGGTGGCAGCTACACCGCCGGCGGTAGcaacctgcagcagcagcagcagcagcagcgccagtcACCGCTCGGCGCCATTCCCAAGGGGAcgcgaacgacgacgacgacggcgagtGGGCCGCCACCGACCGTAATGGTGCACCTGCCCGACGATGATCGGCCGAGCGGCAGCAGACGGAGCGCAGAATCGGATAGCAGCACCCGCCCGAGCAGTTCCGGCGAGTCGGCCcgccagcaccagcagtgCGTTGAGGTTAATGTTATCATTAAGaacagtagcagtagcagtaacACCACCATTAAAAGTCCTTCTGTGATTCTGGAGCTACCGATACTGGCGatcgacgaggacgacgatcCGTCCTCGTCCGCGCCAGCCCTGTCGGCGAACGATCCCTGCATTCCGGGGCCCTCGCGCAAGTGGTCCAAGGAAACGCTCTTCTAG